The following are encoded in a window of Saccharothrix longispora genomic DNA:
- a CDS encoding transcriptional regulator, producing MSSAELWPSIVGEIFDRAPRQRSRYTVSLRTDVFRKATALAGYYSDYSLAPAMGVHRSTICRVRSGSIQPGKAFISGALTVLAPMEFEDLFEVSERD from the coding sequence ATGAGTAGCGCGGAGCTGTGGCCGTCGATCGTCGGGGAGATCTTCGACCGGGCTCCTCGGCAGCGGAGTCGGTACACGGTCTCGCTGCGGACGGACGTGTTCCGTAAGGCGACGGCTCTGGCCGGTTACTACTCGGACTACAGCCTCGCTCCGGCGATGGGGGTGCACCGGTCGACGATCTGTCGGGTGCGGTCGGGGTCCATCCAGCCGGGCAAGGCGTTCATCAGCGGGGCGTTGACGGTGCTCGCCCCGATGGAGTTCGAGGACCTGTTCGAGGTCAGCGAGAGGGACTGA
- a CDS encoding GNAT family N-acetyltransferase produces MRSDSWHLTDDVDEFLARAGDFLRSRPDLHTMTATVAEKARTRGAATSFGWLESGGGVRALFHLLPSSRRLNTGPLSPGQADALAARLADRPLAGVTAVRDTAAAFAEAWRRHTGATPVPGQGVRLHRLGALTPPEPAPAGRARAEEPHDRGQVVRWCHEFMAAVDETPTTAWADSRYADKHYTFWETPDGTPVSMAGSTSVVAGMARVDPVYTPAHLRGRGYAAAVTVAVSRAALDSCATHVVLFTDPGNATSNALYRRIGYVPVADFAAFAFSDDGGDRTLATNV; encoded by the coding sequence ATGCGCTCGGACAGCTGGCACCTCACCGATGACGTCGACGAGTTCCTCGCCCGGGCGGGGGACTTCCTGCGCTCCCGCCCCGACCTGCACACCATGACGGCGACGGTCGCCGAGAAGGCGCGCACCCGCGGCGCGGCCACCTCGTTCGGCTGGCTGGAGTCCGGCGGCGGGGTCCGCGCCCTGTTCCACCTGCTCCCGTCGTCGCGCCGGCTGAACACCGGCCCCCTCTCCCCCGGCCAGGCCGACGCCCTCGCCGCCCGCCTGGCCGACCGCCCGCTCGCCGGGGTCACCGCCGTGCGGGACACCGCCGCCGCGTTCGCCGAGGCCTGGCGGCGGCACACGGGGGCGACCCCGGTGCCCGGCCAGGGGGTGCGCCTCCACCGGCTCGGCGCGCTCACCCCGCCGGAGCCCGCGCCGGCCGGCCGGGCCCGCGCCGAGGAACCGCACGACCGCGGGCAGGTCGTCCGCTGGTGCCACGAGTTCATGGCCGCCGTCGACGAGACCCCCACCACCGCCTGGGCGGACTCCCGGTACGCGGACAAGCACTACACGTTCTGGGAGACCCCGGACGGCACCCCCGTGTCCATGGCCGGCTCCACGTCGGTGGTCGCCGGCATGGCCCGGGTGGACCCCGTCTACACCCCGGCGCACCTCCGCGGGCGCGGCTACGCGGCCGCCGTCACGGTCGCGGTGAGCCGGGCGGCGCTGGACTCGTGCGCCACGCACGTCGTGCTGTTCACGGACCCCGGCAACGCCACCAGCAACGCCCTCTACCGGCGGATCGGGTACGTCCCCGTCGCCGACTTCGCCGCGTTCGCCTTCTCCGACGACGGCGGGGACCGGACATTGGCCACCAACGTGTGA
- a CDS encoding HD domain-containing protein, whose protein sequence is MRWHHVQGVVRRSHSISMLFSRQDQNILFAASALHDVGYAPKLAGTGFHSLDGARYLERKGYSARLCALVAQHSCAYIEARLRMYSVELAHWVDERTPLRDALWWADMTTGPDGNTVGVHERIAEIRARYGPEDLVTVFIREAEPELVAAVERTEARLRAAGVEVR, encoded by the coding sequence ATGCGGTGGCATCATGTGCAAGGCGTAGTGCGTCGCTCGCACTCCATAAGTATGCTGTTCTCGCGCCAAGATCAAAACATTCTTTTCGCGGCAAGCGCTTTGCATGATGTGGGCTATGCGCCGAAGCTGGCGGGGACTGGCTTCCATTCGCTTGATGGGGCTCGTTACCTCGAACGAAAGGGGTACTCGGCACGTTTGTGCGCGTTAGTCGCGCAGCACTCCTGTGCTTATATAGAGGCGAGGCTGAGAATGTACTCGGTAGAGCTTGCGCACTGGGTAGATGAGCGGACACCCCTGCGGGATGCGTTGTGGTGGGCTGACATGACGACCGGGCCGGATGGGAACACGGTCGGGGTTCATGAGCGAATCGCAGAGATTCGGGCGCGGTATGGGCCGGAGGATCTGGTGACGGTCTTCATTCGCGAGGCAGAGCCTGAGTTGGTTGCTGCGGTGGAGCGTACGGAGGCTCGGTTGAGGGCTGCTGGGGTTGAGGTCAGGTGA
- a CDS encoding nucleotidyltransferase, which yields MGTTAQAFVDFLEDLTPTDYHMDTMVPARKESVEDKLTEKFPPTHEMPFSEAYLIGSAAKKTALRPVEDTDLLAIFSNENNAYSTYRYDSQKFLYKIRNAYQGTQIQQVGARGQAVRVFYKTGGYVDIAPVFDAGSGDYLLPAGDGSWIYTSPFKANTWFRGRNADLSYNLPPLVRLLKKWNKAHSKRLTSFHLETIAASCFSKLSSNHRSNLTDFFRWAANHLDVQDPGGHSGYLSSYLNWPKRDEVIRSFSTALTRAEIALEKEREGDHTEAKRQWGIILGEGFPS from the coding sequence ATGGGCACTACAGCTCAAGCATTCGTTGATTTCCTCGAAGATCTTACCCCTACGGACTATCACATGGATACAATGGTCCCGGCCAGGAAGGAGTCGGTCGAGGATAAGCTGACTGAGAAGTTTCCACCGACTCACGAAATGCCCTTCTCCGAGGCATACCTCATCGGATCCGCCGCAAAGAAGACCGCCTTGCGCCCCGTTGAAGATACAGACCTCCTAGCAATATTCTCCAACGAAAATAATGCATACTCCACTTACCGCTACGACTCACAGAAGTTTCTTTACAAGATTCGAAATGCTTACCAAGGAACTCAGATTCAGCAGGTAGGCGCGCGCGGCCAAGCGGTACGCGTCTTCTATAAGACAGGAGGCTACGTGGATATCGCACCGGTGTTCGATGCCGGTAGCGGCGATTATCTACTACCCGCTGGGGATGGCTCGTGGATTTACACCAGCCCTTTCAAAGCCAACACTTGGTTTAGGGGCCGAAACGCTGACCTGTCATACAACCTCCCACCCTTGGTGCGCCTGCTAAAGAAGTGGAACAAAGCCCATTCCAAGCGGTTGACCTCTTTTCACCTCGAGACTATCGCCGCAAGTTGCTTCTCTAAGCTAAGTAGCAACCACAGAAGCAACTTGACAGACTTCTTCCGCTGGGCAGCAAACCATCTCGACGTTCAAGACCCTGGCGGACATAGCGGCTACTTGAGCAGCTACCTTAATTGGCCGAAGAGAGATGAAGTAATCCGCTCGTTTTCCACAGCTCTGACACGGGCCGAGATCGCTCTAGAGAAGGAACGTGAAGGCGACCACACCGAAGCTAAACGCCAGTGGGGCATCATTCTCGGCGAGGGCTTCCCTAGCTAA
- a CDS encoding S-4TM family putative pore-forming effector has translation MPPTSPNIYIRQNDPWALQLLAAQRRLYSDAKTIHNARMVLIALGTIASVILVPLFPQTRITIGIISGTLLFLISILGGAQEKRKAKEAASVQEELDTKLFQIPYNEMLTDQPTATLISEAARRYKGEPLRNWYSNTKNIPRPLDILLCQRSNLGWGSSLHRKWQAVLIGEIVVLTTLIVILALIWSLSFAELLASMIVPALPLIKELTEQAHTHGDNARSKAAAEQKVMTLWKASLTRRKNLQEQDCRSIQDRILIARQTNASIPDWFNKINHGTHEAVMIESTEALISQAVEAGIDRDEPQGE, from the coding sequence GTGCCGCCGACAAGCCCGAACATCTACATAAGACAAAATGACCCTTGGGCACTCCAACTATTGGCGGCACAGAGAAGGCTGTATTCGGATGCCAAAACGATTCACAACGCCCGTATGGTTTTGATAGCACTAGGAACCATAGCGAGTGTCATTTTGGTTCCACTATTTCCACAAACCAGGATTACTATCGGAATCATCTCCGGAACACTGCTCTTTCTGATTTCAATTCTCGGCGGAGCGCAAGAGAAGCGCAAGGCCAAGGAGGCCGCATCCGTACAAGAAGAACTTGACACGAAACTGTTCCAGATTCCGTACAACGAAATGCTGACCGATCAGCCAACGGCGACCCTGATATCAGAAGCGGCGCGCAGATATAAAGGAGAGCCTCTACGGAATTGGTACTCCAACACCAAGAATATACCGCGCCCCCTGGATATTCTCCTATGCCAACGAAGTAACCTTGGCTGGGGATCCTCACTACACCGAAAATGGCAGGCCGTCCTAATCGGCGAGATTGTCGTTCTGACGACGTTGATCGTCATACTTGCGCTGATATGGAGTTTGAGCTTCGCAGAACTGCTCGCATCCATGATCGTCCCAGCACTTCCACTAATAAAAGAACTGACAGAGCAAGCCCACACGCACGGCGACAACGCTCGCAGTAAGGCCGCAGCAGAACAGAAAGTTATGACACTCTGGAAGGCTTCCCTCACCAGACGAAAAAATCTTCAAGAGCAGGACTGCCGAAGCATTCAGGATCGAATCCTGATCGCAAGACAGACGAACGCCAGCATACCCGACTGGTTCAATAAAATAAATCACGGCACTCATGAGGCCGTGATGATCGAGAGCACCGAGGCGTTGATTTCTCAAGCAGTCGAGGCTGGCATCGACCGCGACGAGCCCCAGGGAGAATAA
- a CDS encoding type II toxin-antitoxin system HicB family antitoxin, translating to MSHPHTFTAAVHQEEDWYVAQCLEVDVASQGHTIDEALTNLAEAVGLYLEHTPAPTITPAPLVTHFNVPGSAA from the coding sequence ATGAGCCACCCGCATACCTTCACTGCCGCCGTCCACCAGGAAGAGGACTGGTACGTGGCCCAGTGCCTGGAAGTGGACGTGGCCAGCCAGGGTCACACGATCGACGAGGCGTTGACCAACCTCGCTGAAGCCGTGGGGCTGTACCTCGAGCACACGCCGGCACCAACCATCACCCCCGCTCCGCTGGTGACCCACTTCAACGTGCCCGGCAGCGCCGCATGA
- a CDS encoding NUDIX hydrolase, translating into MTRTDYLNDPNAPEANSIRVAVSAIVQDPTGRLLMIRRTDNDKYAIPGGGQEVGETLSQAAIREVEEETGIHVEVTGLVGLYSNPNHVIAYDNGEVRQEFSICFRAQPIAGELRTSSESKEVDWVEPERLPTLDIHPSIRLRIEHGLSNGAEPYFT; encoded by the coding sequence ATGACGAGGACCGACTACCTCAACGACCCGAACGCACCGGAGGCGAACAGCATCCGGGTAGCCGTCAGCGCCATCGTCCAGGACCCCACCGGCCGCCTGCTGATGATCCGGCGCACCGACAACGACAAGTACGCCATCCCCGGCGGAGGCCAAGAGGTGGGCGAAACCCTCTCCCAAGCGGCCATCCGTGAGGTGGAAGAGGAAACCGGCATCCACGTCGAGGTCACCGGCCTGGTCGGCCTGTACTCCAACCCCAACCACGTCATCGCATACGACAACGGCGAGGTCCGCCAGGAGTTTTCCATCTGCTTCCGCGCTCAACCCATCGCAGGCGAGCTGCGCACAAGCAGCGAATCCAAAGAGGTCGACTGGGTAGAACCCGAGCGTCTACCGACCCTCGACATCCACCCGTCGATTCGCCTTCGCATCGAACACGGCCTCAGCAACGGGGCCGAGCCCTACTTCACCTGA
- a CDS encoding M23 family metallopeptidase, whose protein sequence is MRSRLLTGSVVVALVATQAVAGTAAAEPVADLASVVTARMHAAAPVAATASTTPRVNVTEQDGEWAFGTAVLATARGSDDHPTGWLFVAHRDGAGWEVALEGEPAFADLAAGAPVVSEAERPLLTALGRPAALGPGDWRTGMALPFAVGQSWGMPGGPHGWSGAAAPWSSLDLAGGDQVVRAARGGTAYTMCTGWIRVIHDRGYSTDYYHLWNSINVNGASVGQGAFLGNTGTDVTCGGAASGRHVHFALRQNSAYIGIANHDVGKWVLQNGAAAYQGSALHGSARAYAGGSLHNHGALGFTQAVMDANGGGVVNKRTGPGSGHALAGTVADGATVNVACSANGTSHTGRWGTSSLWNRLTDGTWVSDAYMWTGLSVPVNGYC, encoded by the coding sequence ATGAGATCACGACTCCTGACCGGCTCGGTGGTGGTCGCGCTGGTCGCCACGCAGGCGGTGGCCGGCACCGCCGCCGCCGAACCGGTGGCCGACCTCGCCTCGGTGGTGACGGCGCGGATGCACGCCGCCGCGCCCGTCGCCGCGACCGCGTCGACGACGCCCCGGGTGAACGTCACCGAGCAGGACGGGGAGTGGGCGTTCGGCACCGCGGTGCTGGCGACCGCGCGGGGATCGGACGACCACCCGACGGGCTGGCTGTTCGTCGCCCACCGGGACGGCGCCGGGTGGGAGGTCGCCCTGGAGGGCGAGCCGGCCTTCGCCGACCTCGCGGCGGGGGCGCCGGTGGTGTCCGAGGCGGAGCGCCCGCTGCTGACCGCGCTGGGTCGCCCGGCGGCGTTGGGGCCCGGGGACTGGCGCACCGGCATGGCCCTGCCGTTCGCGGTGGGCCAGTCATGGGGGATGCCCGGCGGCCCCCACGGCTGGAGCGGCGCGGCGGCGCCGTGGAGCTCGCTCGACCTGGCGGGCGGCGACCAGGTGGTGCGCGCCGCCCGGGGCGGCACGGCGTACACGATGTGCACGGGGTGGATCCGGGTCATCCACGATCGCGGCTACTCCACCGACTACTACCACCTGTGGAACAGCATCAACGTCAACGGCGCGTCCGTCGGCCAGGGCGCGTTCCTCGGCAACACCGGCACGGACGTCACCTGCGGCGGCGCCGCGTCCGGCAGGCACGTGCACTTCGCGCTGCGCCAGAACAGCGCGTACATCGGCATCGCCAACCACGACGTCGGCAAGTGGGTGCTGCAGAACGGGGCCGCCGCCTACCAGGGTTCGGCGCTGCACGGCAGCGCGCGCGCCTACGCGGGCGGCTCGCTCCACAACCACGGCGCCCTCGGGTTCACCCAGGCCGTCATGGACGCCAACGGCGGCGGCGTGGTGAACAAGCGCACCGGTCCGGGCTCCGGGCACGCGCTGGCGGGCACGGTGGCCGACGGCGCGACCGTGAACGTCGCCTGCTCCGCCAACGGCACGAGCCACACCGGCCGGTGGGGGACCTCCAGCCTGTGGAACCGGCTCACCGACGGCACCTGGGTCAGCGACGCCTACATGTGGACCGGCCTCTCCGTGCCGGTCAACGGTTACTGCTGA
- a CDS encoding Imm1 family immunity protein, whose translation MGVSTVDEVDDLVDRVCGESPPAAPILMDVHLSGDPYAQGLDIGIAVDHGVIRYSGRAWPRGVVSAGEGAVDGEPRSYFYMGHQREFPPNSEVSIDVVRQAVKEFMESDGARPTCVHWQDAP comes from the coding sequence GTGGGGGTGTCCACTGTGGACGAAGTGGACGACTTGGTCGACCGTGTGTGCGGCGAGTCTCCGCCGGCAGCGCCCATCCTGATGGACGTCCACTTGTCCGGCGACCCGTACGCGCAAGGGTTGGACATCGGTATCGCGGTTGATCACGGTGTGATCCGGTACTCCGGGCGGGCGTGGCCGCGCGGTGTCGTCAGTGCGGGCGAGGGGGCGGTGGACGGCGAACCGCGTTCATACTTCTACATGGGTCACCAGCGCGAGTTCCCTCCGAACTCGGAAGTGTCGATCGACGTTGTCCGGCAGGCCGTGAAGGAGTTCATGGAGTCGGACGGAGCGCGTCCCACCTGCGTCCACTGGCAGGACGCGCCGTAG
- a CDS encoding AMED_5909 family protein translates to MKAKTRTPDPWAAAMAVTLLKDAHEIVGRLMPAPDAAPEVLRDFYLRSAKVYDRVAEVDRGHHHEALYWAKRERSKGQRIARVLETGGDDTEEVEADE, encoded by the coding sequence GTGAAGGCCAAGACCAGGACACCTGACCCGTGGGCTGCGGCGATGGCGGTGACGCTGCTCAAGGACGCGCACGAGATCGTGGGTCGGTTGATGCCTGCGCCGGATGCCGCGCCTGAGGTCTTGCGGGACTTCTACCTGCGGTCGGCCAAGGTCTACGACCGGGTCGCGGAGGTGGACCGGGGTCATCACCACGAGGCGCTGTACTGGGCCAAGCGGGAGCGGTCCAAGGGCCAGCGCATCGCCCGCGTGCTGGAGACCGGCGGCGATGACACCGAGGAGGTCGAGGCCGATGAGTAG
- a CDS encoding peptidoglycan DD-metalloendopeptidase family protein, translated as MGRTVRWVAAVAVVVVGFAVAVPVAGAVVATPVASGASVAGAASADLVEQVTRAARDRAGAAEAAHLTGAEVRVLRSDRRQAYGTVVLTTPPGADALPRDWLFIAERDGAGPAWRVALDGQPAFADLAARSGVLSERESAVFAAHGGRLSAAVNGDYRTGMGLPWAVGQSWTVLGGPHAHDAGSGPWSSLDLAGGDQRVLAVRDGLAYTPCVGMIRILHPDGYASRYYHLWNHLRADGTPVSAGTHLGDTGTEIGCGGAANARHVHFSLMHNGNFVGIANHIIGKWLFRNGGAQYGGSALHGSRSVPVGGQVQNYGALGRTQGIVDANDLATVNRRSGPGVGYPVSGTVADGATVSIACSADGTSHTGRWGTSSLWNRLTDGTWVSDAYVYTGLAGPVNGRCGP; from the coding sequence ATGGGCAGGACCGTCCGGTGGGTGGCCGCGGTCGCGGTCGTGGTGGTGGGGTTCGCGGTCGCCGTCCCGGTCGCGGGAGCGGTCGTGGCGACCCCGGTGGCTTCGGGGGCTTCGGTCGCGGGCGCGGCCTCGGCGGACCTGGTCGAGCAGGTGACGCGGGCGGCGCGCGACCGGGCGGGAGCGGCGGAAGCCGCCCACCTGACCGGCGCCGAGGTGCGCGTGCTGCGGTCCGACCGACGGCAGGCGTACGGCACGGTCGTGCTCACCACGCCGCCGGGCGCGGACGCGCTGCCGAGGGACTGGCTGTTCATCGCCGAGCGCGACGGCGCGGGACCGGCCTGGCGGGTGGCCCTCGACGGGCAGCCCGCGTTCGCCGACCTCGCCGCGCGGTCCGGCGTGCTCTCGGAGCGGGAGAGCGCCGTGTTCGCCGCGCACGGAGGTCGGCTGAGCGCGGCGGTGAACGGCGACTACCGGACGGGCATGGGCCTGCCGTGGGCGGTCGGCCAGTCGTGGACCGTGCTCGGCGGTCCGCACGCCCACGACGCGGGCAGCGGACCGTGGAGCTCGCTCGACCTGGCGGGCGGCGACCAGCGGGTGCTGGCCGTGCGGGACGGGCTGGCCTACACCCCGTGCGTCGGCATGATCAGGATCCTGCACCCCGACGGTTACGCCAGCCGCTACTACCACCTGTGGAACCACCTCCGGGCCGACGGGACGCCGGTGTCGGCGGGCACCCACCTGGGCGACACCGGGACGGAGATCGGGTGCGGCGGCGCCGCGAACGCGCGGCACGTGCACTTCTCCCTGATGCACAACGGGAACTTCGTCGGCATCGCCAACCACATCATCGGGAAGTGGTTGTTCCGCAACGGCGGCGCCCAGTACGGAGGCTCGGCACTGCACGGCAGCCGTTCCGTCCCCGTGGGCGGCCAGGTGCAGAACTACGGCGCCCTCGGCCGCACCCAGGGCATCGTCGACGCCAACGACCTGGCCACGGTGAACCGCCGCTCCGGCCCGGGAGTCGGCTACCCGGTGTCCGGCACGGTGGCCGACGGGGCGACCGTCAGCATCGCCTGCTCGGCCGACGGCACCAGCCACACCGGCCGGTGGGGGACCTCCAGCCTGTGGAACCGGCTCACCGACGGCACCTGGGTCAGCGACGCGTACGTCTACACGGGGCTGGCCGGTCCCGTGAACGGCCGGTGCGGCCCCTGA
- a CDS encoding DUF5919 domain-containing protein, with protein MANERLREALLRNGLDLDHVARATGVDPKTVERWITRGRVPYPRHRHAIASMVRETENYLWPDAVAADRKAEIAESEVVKVYPHRNNIPADLWDRLLNDATKHIEVLSLAALFLVERPTFAKELRRKAEAGTRVRLLFGDPAAREASRRSEEEQLGKGTVAARIRNALAFVRSLADVPGVEVRLHKTTLYNSVFRFDDEMIVNTHVYGFPGAHAPALHLRRLSAGDLFETYSESMEAVWAGAKRATF; from the coding sequence ATGGCCAACGAACGCCTCCGAGAAGCCCTGCTCCGCAACGGTCTGGACCTGGACCACGTGGCAAGGGCGACCGGCGTGGACCCCAAGACCGTCGAACGCTGGATCACCAGGGGCCGAGTCCCCTACCCCCGCCACCGCCACGCCATCGCCTCGATGGTGCGAGAGACCGAGAACTATCTTTGGCCCGATGCGGTGGCCGCGGACCGCAAGGCCGAGATCGCCGAGTCCGAGGTGGTCAAGGTCTACCCCCACCGCAACAACATCCCCGCGGACCTGTGGGACCGACTCCTCAACGACGCCACCAAGCACATCGAAGTGCTGTCCCTGGCCGCCCTGTTCCTGGTCGAACGCCCCACTTTCGCCAAGGAGCTGCGTCGCAAGGCCGAGGCCGGAACCCGCGTCCGCCTCCTCTTCGGCGACCCAGCCGCCCGCGAAGCGTCCAGGCGAAGCGAGGAGGAGCAGCTAGGCAAGGGCACCGTCGCCGCCCGCATCCGCAACGCCCTGGCGTTCGTCCGCTCACTCGCCGACGTCCCCGGCGTCGAAGTCCGTCTCCACAAGACGACCCTCTACAACTCGGTGTTCCGCTTCGACGACGAGATGATCGTCAACACCCACGTCTACGGCTTCCCCGGCGCCCACGCACCAGCCCTCCACCTCCGCCGTCTCTCCGCAGGCGACCTCTTCGAGACCTACTCCGAGAGCATGGAAGCCGTCTGGGCCGGAGCGAAGCGCGCCACCTTCTGA